A window of Blastocatellia bacterium contains these coding sequences:
- a CDS encoding tyrosine recombinase XerC: MQSYMDKFIDHLMYERNVSEHTLRNYRIDLESFADYLAPQDNMGNRAEIDVNKIDVITVRGYISSLYQGKKKKSSVARRLAALRSFFKYLCQEKVIQENPAKLVASPKLEKKIPNSLTVEEVIKFLEVPERDSVLGKRDRAILELLYGSGLRVSELVNLNLNDLDFNNLALRIKTKGKKERVVPFSPHAKVAIETYLGVRGQLLAEANEDIRESMVLFLNYQGTRITTRSVGRMVDKYIEQCSDMHHISPQALRHSFATHLLSAGADLRSLQELLGHARLTTTQQYAQLVAKAGDQGK; encoded by the coding sequence ATGCAATCATACATGGACAAATTTATTGATCATTTAATGTACGAACGTAACGTATCTGAACACACTTTACGTAATTATAGAATAGATTTAGAAAGTTTTGCTGATTATTTAGCTCCACAAGATAATATGGGCAATCGAGCAGAAATAGATGTCAATAAAATAGATGTAATTACGGTACGAGGCTATATTTCCTCACTTTATCAAGGAAAAAAGAAAAAGTCTTCTGTTGCCAGACGTTTAGCTGCACTTAGATCGTTTTTTAAGTATCTTTGTCAAGAAAAAGTAATTCAAGAAAATCCTGCAAAATTAGTTGCATCTCCAAAATTAGAAAAGAAAATTCCTAATAGTTTAACTGTAGAAGAAGTTATTAAGTTCTTAGAGGTTCCAGAACGTGATAGTGTTTTAGGTAAACGAGATCGAGCTATTTTAGAACTGCTTTATGGCTCAGGTCTTAGAGTCTCTGAACTAGTAAACTTAAACTTAAATGATTTGGATTTTAATAACTTAGCCTTAAGAATTAAAACTAAAGGTAAAAAAGAAAGAGTAGTTCCTTTTAGTCCGCATGCCAAAGTCGCTATAGAAACTTACCTAGGCGTTCGAGGTCAGCTTTTAGCTGAAGCAAACGAAGATATTCGTGAGTCAATGGTACTTTTTCTTAATTATCAAGGGACACGTATCACTACTAGATCTGTAGGTAGAATGGTTGATAAATATATTGAACAATGTTCCGACATGCATCATATTAGCCCACAAGCCCTACGTCATTCCTTTGCGACACATTTACTTAGTGCTGGAGCAGACCTAAGATCTTTACAAGAACTTTTAGGACATGCTCGTTTAACTACTACTCAGCAATATGCTCAACTAGTTGCAAAAGCAGGAGATCAAGGAAAATAG
- the secA gene encoding preprotein translocase subunit SecA, translating into MLNKILTKIFGSANERRVKQLRPIVEAINALEDKIKPLSDDQLKGKTAEFKEKLEQGATLDNLLPEAFAVVREASRRVTGMRHFDVQLIGGMILHSGAISEMRTGEGKTLVATLPTYLNALEGKGVHIVTVNDYLAKRDSEWMGKIYRFLGLKVGCIQHDLDDFQRQEAYKADITYGTNNEFGFDYLRDNMKFDLATCVQRGHNFAIVDEVDSILIDEARTPLIISGASDDSTEKYKIANELIPKLKKDEDYQIDEKAHSAVLTETGVDKAEEFLKCENLFDPSNIEILHCLNQSLKAHSLFIRDKHYIVKDDQVIIVDEFTGRIMPGRRWSDGLHQAVEAKEGVKIERENQTLATITLQNYFRMYKKLAGMTGTAETEAAEFGKIYNLDVIVIQTHRAMVRKDYSDVVFRTAEEKWEAVVEEIKEIHHKGQPALVGTVSVNSSENLAKQLKKLNIPHNVLNAKPENAAREADIVALAGRKGAVTIATNMAGRGTDILLGGNPEALAKEMLKKREINPALATPEQFEEEFKKAKEITDKEHDEVIALGGLHILGTERHESRRIDNQLRGRSGRQGDPGSSRFYLSLEDDLMRIFGGDKIKDFMLRIGMERGVAIESGIVSKRIEAAQKSVEGHNFSIRKHLLEYDDVMNKQRETIYSLRRELLVNQNAREFIHIAEDFFEDMVDELIPADGGLEDWNYDGLKLKLKELYNYEVDEVDSRKLDDLTNHEIKSLVWPLIHKSYKDKEEVATADFLKHYERMIMLEVIDQQWKDHLLNVDHLKQGIGLVGYGQKDPLVEYKKITKQLFDSLIERIDEETIKILFHLKFVREEPKAVEEAVQAVTPKTPVASQSFTLPSIGRKSQRMNITFTKAAAPSVTGEVDPEEDKQQTVVNSDKVGRNELCPCGSGKKHKKCCGAA; encoded by the coding sequence ATGTTAAATAAGATTTTGACCAAGATTTTTGGCAGTGCTAATGAGCGCAGAGTAAAACAATTAAGACCAATCGTTGAAGCAATTAACGCATTGGAAGACAAAATTAAACCCCTTTCAGATGACCAATTAAAAGGCAAAACTGCCGAGTTTAAAGAAAAACTTGAACAAGGTGCTACCCTTGATAATCTTCTTCCAGAAGCTTTTGCTGTAGTAAGAGAAGCCTCCCGCCGCGTTACTGGAATGCGTCATTTTGATGTGCAATTAATTGGAGGAATGATCCTTCATAGCGGTGCTATCTCAGAAATGAGAACTGGCGAAGGTAAAACCTTAGTAGCAACATTACCTACCTACCTTAATGCCTTAGAAGGAAAAGGGGTTCATATCGTTACGGTAAACGATTATTTAGCCAAACGGGACTCGGAATGGATGGGTAAAATTTATCGTTTCTTAGGGCTAAAAGTCGGTTGTATTCAACATGATCTGGATGATTTCCAACGTCAAGAAGCCTACAAAGCAGACATTACTTATGGAACTAACAATGAGTTTGGCTTTGATTATTTAAGAGATAATATGAAATTTGACCTAGCTACTTGTGTGCAACGTGGTCATAATTTTGCAATAGTTGACGAAGTTGATTCAATCTTAATAGACGAGGCCCGAACACCCTTAATTATTTCTGGTGCTTCTGATGACTCAACAGAAAAATATAAAATTGCCAACGAACTTATCCCTAAATTAAAAAAAGATGAAGACTATCAAATTGATGAAAAAGCTCATTCTGCTGTTTTAACAGAAACTGGTGTAGACAAAGCAGAAGAATTCTTAAAATGTGAAAATCTTTTTGACCCTTCTAATATTGAGATCCTACATTGTCTTAATCAATCCCTAAAAGCACACTCTTTATTTATTCGTGATAAACACTATATAGTTAAAGATGATCAAGTAATTATTGTTGATGAGTTTACTGGACGGATAATGCCTGGACGACGTTGGTCAGATGGGTTGCATCAAGCAGTAGAAGCTAAAGAAGGCGTAAAAATCGAGCGTGAAAATCAAACCCTAGCAACTATTACCCTACAAAACTACTTCCGTATGTATAAAAAGCTGGCCGGAATGACTGGTACAGCAGAAACAGAAGCAGCAGAATTTGGTAAAATTTATAATTTAGATGTAATCGTTATTCAAACACATCGGGCAATGGTACGCAAGGATTACTCTGATGTAGTTTTCCGTACAGCAGAAGAAAAATGGGAAGCTGTAGTAGAAGAAATTAAAGAAATACACCACAAAGGCCAGCCTGCCTTAGTCGGTACAGTTTCAGTAAATAGTTCTGAAAACCTTGCTAAACAACTTAAAAAACTTAATATTCCTCATAATGTTTTGAACGCTAAACCAGAAAATGCTGCTCGTGAAGCTGACATTGTTGCTCTAGCAGGTCGTAAAGGTGCTGTTACGATTGCTACAAATATGGCTGGTCGTGGTACAGATATTTTATTAGGTGGTAATCCTGAAGCACTAGCAAAAGAGATGTTGAAAAAACGTGAAATCAACCCTGCTCTTGCTACTCCAGAACAATTTGAAGAAGAGTTTAAGAAAGCAAAAGAAATTACTGATAAAGAACATGATGAAGTAATTGCTTTAGGTGGATTACATATTCTTGGTACAGAACGCCATGAATCCCGTCGTATTGATAATCAATTACGTGGCCGTTCAGGTCGTCAAGGCGATCCAGGTTCTTCTAGATTTTATCTTTCTTTAGAAGATGACTTAATGCGTATCTTTGGCGGAGATAAGATCAAAGACTTTATGCTAAGAATAGGTATGGAGCGAGGCGTAGCGATTGAAAGCGGCATTGTTAGTAAACGTATAGAAGCAGCACAAAAATCAGTTGAAGGACATAACTTCTCTATTCGTAAACACTTACTTGAATATGATGATGTTATGAATAAACAAAGAGAAACTATCTATAGTTTGCGCCGAGAACTACTTGTAAATCAAAATGCTCGTGAATTTATCCATATTGCAGAAGATTTCTTTGAAGATATGGTAGATGAGCTTATTCCTGCTGATGGTGGTTTAGAGGATTGGAACTATGATGGGTTAAAATTAAAACTTAAAGAACTCTATAACTATGAAGTTGATGAAGTTGATAGTAGAAAGCTAGACGATCTTACCAATCATGAAATTAAAAGTCTTGTTTGGCCGTTAATCCATAAAAGCTATAAAGATAAAGAAGAAGTGGCAACTGCTGACTTCTTAAAACATTATGAAAGAATGATAATGTTAGAAGTTATTGACCAACAATGGAAAGATCATTTACTTAATGTTGATCACTTAAAACAAGGTATTGGGCTTGTAGGTTATGGTCAAAAAGATCCATTAGTAGAGTATAAGAAAATCACCAAACAACTTTTTGATAGTTTAATTGAACGAATAGATGAAGAAACTATTAAAATTTTATTCCATCTAAAATTTGTACGTGAAGAACCTAAAGCTGTTGAAGAAGCTGTTCAAGCTGTTACACCTAAAACACCTGTTGCATCTCAATCATTTACATTGCCTTCAATTGGGCGTAAATCCCAACGTATGAATATCACTTTTACCAAAGCAGCAGCACCTTCTGTAACAGGAGAGGTTGATCCAGAAGAAGACAAACAGCAAACTGTAGTAAATTCAGATAAAGTTGGACGAAATGAGCTTTGTCCTTGTGGCTCAGGTAAAAAACACAAAAAATGTTGTGGAGCAGCTTAA
- the queC gene encoding 7-cyano-7-deazaguanine synthase QueC yields MTSSLISTDVDLNKKAVVLLSGGLDSTTVLAIARAAKYKIYALSFCYGQRHDIELEKAKEIAKHFAVAEHAIINIDLRRIGGSALTAEIAVPKERSLTEMEKTIPVTYVPARNTIFLSFALAWAEVLNASDIFIGVNALDYSGYPDCRPEYIAAFEKLANLATGAGVENRLSFHIHTPLINLSKAEIIKQGLELGVDYSLTHSCYDPNEMGLACGCCDSCQLRLKGFQEAKATDPIKYQ; encoded by the coding sequence ATGACTAGTTCTTTAATCTCAACAGATGTTGATCTTAATAAAAAAGCTGTTGTTTTGTTAAGTGGTGGATTGGATTCTACAACAGTTTTAGCAATTGCTAGGGCTGCAAAATATAAAATTTATGCTCTTTCCTTTTGTTATGGTCAGCGTCATGATATTGAGCTAGAAAAAGCTAAAGAAATTGCTAAACATTTTGCTGTAGCTGAACACGCCATAATTAACATAGATCTGCGTCGTATAGGTGGATCAGCCCTAACAGCAGAAATTGCTGTTCCTAAAGAGCGATCTTTAACAGAGATGGAAAAAACTATCCCTGTAACTTATGTTCCTGCTAGAAATACAATTTTTCTTTCTTTTGCCTTAGCCTGGGCCGAAGTATTAAACGCCTCTGATATTTTTATTGGAGTAAATGCTTTAGATTATTCAGGTTATCCTGATTGTCGCCCAGAATATATTGCTGCCTTTGAAAAACTTGCAAACCTGGCTACAGGTGCTGGAGTAGAAAACCGTTTATCTTTCCATATTCACACACCATTAATTAATCTATCCAAAGCAGAAATTATTAAGCAAGGTCTAGAGTTAGGTGTAGATTATTCATTAACACATAGTTGTTATGACCCTAATGAGATGGGGTTAGCTTGTGGTTGCTGTGATAGTTGCCAACTGCGCTTAAAAGGCTTTCAAGAAGCTAAAGCAACAGATCCTATTAAATACCAATAA
- a CDS encoding VWA domain-containing protein gives MMLKRLILLLVIFGCFSGLASLAQNVKPFTQDDKEEKKAVKPQDDSVVKVKTELVTVLVSVTDQKGNLVNNLAKDDFELLENTIPQEIFTVARENTAPLRLIVLFDTSVSVKPKIKFQQQAATKFFKSVLRPVDRAALLSFNHDVRIEQDFTSDVEALLKASRSLKAKGGTALYDAIYLAAQQLEKVSGRRVIVVISDGSNVISKTTLETALRLTERADAVIYGIYTATKLDEEGATLGDKELEKICERTGGEVFFPKDINDLDDSFARLAAVVRAQYVLTFYPANEQNNEQTTVNYRALKVNVKNPDLKVRARKGYYASKD, from the coding sequence ATGATGTTAAAAAGACTAATACTACTGCTTGTTATTTTTGGATGTTTTTCTGGGCTAGCTAGCTTGGCTCAGAATGTCAAACCTTTTACTCAAGATGATAAAGAAGAGAAAAAAGCTGTTAAACCTCAAGATGATAGCGTTGTAAAAGTAAAAACCGAACTTGTAACAGTGTTAGTTTCTGTAACAGATCAAAAAGGAAATCTGGTTAATAATCTAGCAAAAGATGATTTTGAACTTTTAGAAAACACCATCCCCCAAGAAATATTTACCGTAGCTAGAGAAAATACTGCACCATTAAGATTAATAGTTCTCTTTGATACAAGTGTAAGTGTTAAGCCAAAAATAAAATTTCAACAACAAGCTGCTACAAAATTCTTTAAGTCTGTTCTTCGCCCTGTAGATCGTGCCGCGCTACTTAGCTTTAATCATGATGTAAGAATTGAACAAGATTTTACTTCTGATGTAGAAGCTTTGCTAAAAGCTTCTCGTTCACTTAAAGCAAAAGGTGGAACAGCACTTTATGATGCTATTTATCTAGCAGCACAACAGCTTGAAAAAGTTTCTGGCCGACGAGTTATTGTAGTTATTTCAGATGGTTCTAATGTAATTAGTAAAACCACGCTAGAAACAGCACTAAGATTAACTGAGCGTGCCGATGCTGTAATTTATGGAATTTATACAGCTACTAAGCTAGATGAAGAAGGCGCAACATTAGGCGATAAAGAGCTAGAAAAAATTTGTGAACGTACAGGTGGAGAGGTATTTTTCCCTAAGGATATTAATGATCTAGATGATAGTTTTGCTAGACTAGCTGCTGTTGTGCGTGCGCAATATGTTTTAACTTTTTACCCTGCTAATGAACAAAACAATGAGCAAACGACTGTAAATTATCGAGCCTTAAAGGTTAATGTAAAAAATCCTGACTTGAAAGTTAGAGCTAGAAAAGGCTACTATGCTAGCAAAGACTAG
- the pyk gene encoding pyruvate kinase, which yields MTEHKNLSDVTSPVCRLRFRRRAKIVATIGPASSSLEVMRELVNAGLDVARINMSHGSHEAHAQVIGYLRALSEEVHRPIAILLDLCGPKIRTGKLKGGKAVELQAGSLLTITSEEIEGDAKRVSASYPYLTQDLRVGDKILIDDGLLDFVVESKTEKEIVCRIIHGGMLGQNKGINLPGIPLSIPSITEKDKRDLAFGIQQGVDYVALSFVRSAKDCQEAQNLIEQLAKSTDSHQPPLIAKIEKREALKELDDILKIADGIMVARGDLGVETSTESVPVYQKEMIRKANQVGKIVITATQMLQSMVDNPRPTRAEASDVANAVLDGTDAVMLSGETAAGAYPIDSIKTMDRIVCYTEEAVYKQKILQQKDRRVRELLASGGGTGSYGRALAEAAAFAADEVAAPLIAVFTEGGFMAQHISALRPKQDIIAFTHILETHRRLAAVWGIESFLLQTNGSTAFLEIADKMLIELGLADVDDTIIIVAGTIEGMPLSNMVKLHKVGETSK from the coding sequence ATGACAGAACATAAAAATCTTAGTGATGTTACTAGTCCTGTGTGTCGTTTGCGTTTTCGTCGTCGAGCTAAAATTGTTGCCACAATTGGCCCTGCTTCCAGTTCATTGGAAGTAATGAGAGAATTAGTTAATGCTGGGCTAGATGTAGCGAGAATTAATATGTCTCATGGTAGTCATGAGGCTCATGCCCAAGTAATAGGCTATTTGCGGGCTTTAAGCGAAGAAGTTCACCGACCTATTGCAATTTTATTAGATCTATGTGGGCCAAAAATTCGCACAGGTAAACTTAAAGGTGGAAAAGCAGTAGAACTGCAAGCAGGAAGTTTATTAACCATTACTTCAGAAGAAATTGAAGGCGATGCTAAACGAGTTAGTGCTAGCTACCCTTATTTAACTCAAGATCTAAGAGTTGGCGATAAAATATTGATAGATGATGGTTTACTAGATTTTGTTGTGGAAAGTAAAACGGAAAAAGAAATAGTTTGCCGAATAATTCATGGCGGGATGTTAGGGCAAAATAAAGGGATCAATTTGCCAGGAATTCCGCTTTCTATTCCTTCAATTACAGAAAAAGATAAACGTGATTTAGCTTTTGGTATTCAACAAGGTGTAGATTATGTAGCACTTTCCTTTGTGCGTTCAGCAAAAGACTGTCAAGAGGCACAAAACTTGATTGAACAACTAGCTAAATCTACTGATAGTCATCAACCTCCGTTAATAGCTAAAATTGAAAAGCGAGAAGCACTAAAAGAACTAGATGATATTTTAAAAATTGCTGATGGAATTATGGTTGCACGGGGCGATTTAGGCGTTGAAACTTCAACAGAAAGTGTTCCTGTTTACCAAAAAGAAATGATTCGTAAGGCAAATCAAGTAGGTAAAATAGTAATTACTGCTACACAAATGTTGCAATCAATGGTAGATAATCCACGTCCTACACGTGCCGAGGCTTCAGACGTTGCTAATGCGGTGTTAGATGGAACAGATGCAGTAATGTTATCAGGTGAGACTGCTGCTGGTGCTTATCCTATAGATTCAATTAAGACAATGGATCGGATTGTTTGCTATACAGAAGAAGCTGTTTATAAACAAAAGATCTTGCAACAAAAAGATCGTCGAGTAAGAGAACTGTTAGCTTCAGGTGGTGGAACAGGTTCCTATGGTCGAGCATTAGCTGAAGCGGCTGCATTTGCTGCTGATGAGGTGGCTGCACCATTAATTGCTGTATTTACTGAAGGTGGTTTTATGGCTCAACATATTTCTGCCTTACGACCAAAACAAGACATAATAGCTTTTACTCATATATTAGAAACACACCGTCGTTTGGCTGCTGTTTGGGGCATAGAAAGCTTTTTGCTACAAACTAATGGTTCAACAGCCTTTTTAGAAATTGCTGATAAAATGTTGATAGAGTTAGGTTTAGCTGATGTTGATGACACCATAATTATTGTTGCTGGTACTATTGAAGGAATGCCACTTTCCAACATGGTTAAACTTCACAAGGTAGGCGAAACTAGTAAGTAA
- a CDS encoding NAD-binding protein, translated as MRSMDAGTIGGDDGNWMFLSAMLATTFGGIFIFSTLIGLLTAGIESQIEKLQKGRTLVVENNHTVILGWSAHVFTIISELIVASTNQKYSCVVILADKDKMEMIDEIRNKIGKNTGKLRIVCRTGNPMDILDLELVNLPGSKSIIVLGAEGDEQDAQVIKTLLAITNNPNRRKTPYHIVVELHNPRNNDIIGIIGANEIEVVQSEDIIARITAQTCRQSGLSVVYTDLLDFGGDEIYFQQEPKLVGKTFSDSLLLYNKAAIIGLQYKDNSVALNPPHNTVIKDGDKVIAIAEDDDKVIFSGLSIKIAEDVIVKGKKKEINPERTIILGWNKRASKIINELDNYVAQGSSLLVVAEIAEAEEEINQDCSELKNQTVSFRLGDTTDRFLLDELQMQSFNQIIVLCYSEYKDAQKADACTLMTLLHLRDIESKSKSNFAIVSEMMDVNNRELAKATNADDFIVSDRLISLLLTQISENKYLNPIFADIFDQDGSEISMKLANEYVLAGKKIDFYTVVESARRRGHIAIGYRIAAESQNADKAYGVRLNPDKSELVTFTEEDSIIVIAED; from the coding sequence ATGCGGTCAATGGATGCTGGAACTATAGGCGGTGATGATGGAAACTGGATGTTTCTTAGTGCAATGCTTGCTACAACATTTGGGGGAATTTTTATCTTTAGTACCTTAATAGGTTTACTTACAGCAGGAATTGAAAGCCAAATAGAAAAATTACAAAAAGGACGTACCCTAGTAGTTGAAAATAATCACACTGTAATTTTAGGTTGGTCTGCACATGTTTTTACAATTATAAGTGAGTTAATTGTAGCAAGTACTAATCAAAAATACTCCTGTGTTGTAATTCTAGCTGATAAAGATAAAATGGAAATGATAGATGAAATTCGTAATAAAATTGGAAAGAATACAGGAAAATTACGCATTGTTTGTCGAACTGGAAACCCAATGGATATACTTGACCTAGAATTAGTTAATTTACCAGGGTCAAAATCAATTATTGTTCTAGGTGCTGAAGGCGATGAGCAAGATGCACAAGTAATTAAAACTTTATTGGCAATTACTAATAATCCTAACCGACGTAAAACCCCTTATCATATTGTAGTGGAATTACATAATCCTAGAAATAACGATATTATTGGTATTATAGGAGCTAATGAAATTGAAGTTGTGCAAAGTGAAGATATTATTGCTCGTATAACGGCTCAAACTTGTCGTCAATCAGGGCTTTCTGTAGTTTATACAGATTTGCTTGATTTTGGTGGGGATGAAATTTATTTCCAACAAGAACCAAAATTAGTAGGCAAAACCTTTAGTGATAGCTTGTTGCTTTACAACAAAGCAGCAATTATTGGTTTGCAATATAAAGATAATAGTGTTGCACTTAATCCACCTCACAACACAGTTATTAAAGATGGTGACAAAGTAATAGCTATTGCAGAGGATGACGATAAAGTAATTTTCTCAGGATTAAGTATTAAAATTGCAGAAGATGTAATTGTGAAAGGCAAGAAAAAAGAAATAAACCCAGAAAGAACAATTATCTTAGGTTGGAATAAACGAGCCTCAAAAATAATTAATGAATTGGATAATTATGTTGCACAAGGGTCATCTTTACTTGTTGTTGCTGAAATAGCCGAAGCAGAAGAAGAAATTAATCAAGATTGCTCTGAATTAAAAAATCAAACTGTTAGTTTTCGTCTTGGTGACACTACAGACCGGTTTTTACTTGATGAACTTCAGATGCAAAGCTTTAATCAAATTATTGTTCTTTGTTATTCTGAATATAAGGATGCTCAAAAAGCAGATGCTTGTACTTTAATGACATTACTTCATCTACGCGATATAGAATCAAAAAGCAAATCTAATTTTGCCATAGTAAGCGAAATGATGGATGTTAATAATCGAGAGCTAGCCAAAGCTACTAATGCTGATGATTTTATTGTTAGCGATCGTCTTATCAGCTTACTATTAACTCAAATTTCAGAAAATAAATACCTTAACCCAATTTTTGCTGATATTTTTGATCAAGATGGTTCAGAAATTAGCATGAAACTTGCAAATGAATATGTTCTAGCAGGTAAGAAGATAGATTTTTACACTGTAGTTGAATCTGCTCGTCGTCGAGGTCATATTGCAATTGGTTATCGTATAGCTGCTGAAAGCCAAAATGCTGATAAAGCTTATGGTGTTAGACTTAATCCAGATAAGTCAGAACTTGTTACATTTACAGAAGAAGATTCTATTATAGTTATTGCTGAAGACTAG
- the trmFO gene encoding methylenetetrahydrofolate--tRNA-(uracil(54)-C(5))-methyltransferase (FADH(2)-oxidizing) TrmFO: MNHDLTVIGGGLAGSEAAWQAARFGLKVKLYEMRPEMPTPAHKTDKLAEIVCSNSLKSDEVGTAPYLLKEELRRAGSLLLQVANRCRVPAGAALAVDREIFSSEVTREIEANPNIDLIRSEMPVIADQGQVIIASGPLTSKSLSEAISKLTGTEHLYFYDAISPVVDAETINYDKVFRAARYDKGDKDYINCPMTAEEYQEFYQALITAESVATKDFEKAMYFEGCLPIEELARRGRDTLRFGPMKPVGLIDPKTGRIAYAAVQLRQENLMADSYNLVGFQNHLKFGEQKKVLQLIPGLEQAEFIKYGQIHRNTYINAPDLLNEFLQVKKDPRIYFAGQISGVEGYVESIATGLVAGITAAKVAKNLNPIAVPRLSAIGSLLNYVANCEVRPYQPANITFALLPALDSELRRKIKQKAERKHLQVKMALTAFDDWLKQVFPA, encoded by the coding sequence ATGAACCATGATCTTACAGTTATTGGAGGCGGTTTAGCTGGAAGTGAGGCGGCCTGGCAAGCAGCGCGTTTTGGCCTTAAAGTTAAGCTTTATGAAATGCGCCCAGAAATGCCAACCCCAGCCCATAAAACCGACAAGTTAGCTGAAATTGTTTGTAGCAATTCGCTAAAATCTGATGAAGTTGGAACGGCTCCCTATCTTCTAAAAGAAGAATTAAGACGTGCTGGCTCTCTTCTTTTACAAGTAGCAAATAGATGTCGAGTGCCAGCAGGCGCAGCACTTGCAGTTGATAGAGAAATATTTTCTAGTGAAGTTACTAGGGAAATAGAAGCTAATCCAAATATAGATTTAATACGTTCGGAAATGCCTGTTATAGCTGATCAAGGGCAAGTTATAATTGCTAGCGGGCCGCTAACATCAAAAAGCCTATCTGAAGCAATATCTAAACTTACTGGCACAGAGCATCTTTATTTTTATGATGCTATTAGTCCAGTAGTTGACGCAGAAACTATAAATTATGATAAAGTTTTTCGTGCTGCTCGATATGATAAAGGCGATAAAGATTATATTAATTGCCCAATGACAGCCGAAGAGTATCAAGAGTTTTATCAAGCTTTAATTACAGCAGAATCAGTTGCAACTAAAGATTTTGAAAAAGCAATGTATTTTGAAGGTTGTTTGCCAATAGAGGAACTAGCTAGACGTGGACGCGATACACTACGTTTTGGCCCAATGAAGCCTGTTGGACTAATTGACCCTAAAACAGGTAGAATTGCTTATGCGGCTGTCCAACTACGTCAAGAAAACTTGATGGCAGATAGCTACAACTTAGTAGGTTTTCAAAACCATCTTAAGTTTGGTGAACAGAAAAAAGTTTTACAATTAATTCCTGGACTAGAACAAGCTGAATTTATTAAGTATGGACAAATTCACCGAAATACTTATATAAATGCTCCAGATTTACTTAATGAATTTTTACAGGTAAAAAAAGATCCTAGAATTTATTTTGCTGGTCAAATTTCTGGGGTAGAAGGCTATGTTGAATCAATTGCTACTGGACTAGTTGCAGGAATTACTGCTGCAAAAGTAGCAAAAAATCTTAATCCTATTGCTGTTCCTCGTCTTAGTGCTATAGGTAGTTTGCTAAATTATGTTGCTAATTGTGAAGTAAGACCCTATCAACCAGCAAATATAACTTTTGCCTTGTTACCAGCTTTAGACAGTGAACTAAGACGTAAAATTAAGCAAAAGGCAGAGCGTAAACATTTACAAGTCAAAATGGCTTTAACTGCCTTTGATGATTGGTTAAAACAAGTTTTTCCTGCTTAA
- a CDS encoding DNA gyrase inhibitor YacG: MKCPICHQETTWENNPTRPFCSERCQLMDLGKWADGDYRISGNPISELDKDAADSLTETSQKSKSDFIN, from the coding sequence ATGAAATGCCCAATTTGTCACCAAGAAACTACCTGGGAAAATAATCCTACTCGCCCATTTTGTTCTGAACGCTGCCAATTAATGGATTTAGGTAAATGGGCCGATGGAGACTACCGTATTAGTGGTAATCCAATATCAGAGCTAGATAAAGATGCTGCTGATTCTTTAACAGAAACTTCCCAAAAGTCAAAATCAGATTTTATTAATTAA